From one Lycium ferocissimum isolate CSIRO_LF1 chromosome 7, AGI_CSIRO_Lferr_CH_V1, whole genome shotgun sequence genomic stretch:
- the LOC132063283 gene encoding uncharacterized protein LOC132063283 translates to MSMPITASTTICYEGEVLDRLLTGIKREIATARNSDIALPEKIWFKQQFSVGVNEVTRVLERMPPIPANQRSSLSAKLHSTRLQVILIASDCHPRLLTKHLESLANSKKVPVVFVKDKKRGSLRLGELIKLKTAIAIGVKDKGNQFNQFVSTEMLS, encoded by the exons ATGAGTATGCCAATTACTGCTTCTACAACAAT TTGCTATGAAGGTGAAGTTCTGGACCGTCTACTCACAGGGATTAAGAG GGAGATAGCGACAGCCAGAAACTCAGACATAGCTTTACCTGAGAAAATTTGGTTTAAG CAACAGTTTTCGGTAGGGGTGAATGAAGTAACGCGGGTGCTTGAGAGAATGCCCCCCATTCCTGCAAATCAACGCTCATCACTATCGGCTAAATTGCATTCTACTCGACTTCAG GTAATACTAATAGCATCTGATTGTCATCCACGGTTACTGACCAAACATCTGGAAAGCTTGGCTAATTCAAAAAAGGTACCAGTTGTATTTGTCAAAGACAAGAAAAGAGGTTCTTTGAGATTGGGTGAACTGATAAAACTTAAAACTGCAATTGCCATTGGCGTGAAG GATAAAGGAAACCAGTTCAATCAATTTGTCAGCACCGAAATGCTTTCATAA
- the LOC132063282 gene encoding protein translocase subunit SECA1, chloroplastic, giving the protein MELVVSPPTAAVNRPPSLANRRGTADDKFRGLIGTRSWLRGGEKPLCLVDFGQKKRNGRRVISPVASLGGLLGGIFKSSDSGESTRQTYAATVSLINGMESQMAALSDSQLREKTAALQERARRGDSLDLLLPEAFAVVREASKRVLGLRPFDVQLIGGMVLHKGEIAEMRTGEGKTLVAILPAYLNALTGKGVHVVTVNDYLARRDCEWVGQVPRFLGLKVGLIQQNMTSEQRRENYLCDITYVTNSELGFDYLRDNLATSVDELVIRNFNFCVIDEVDSILIDEARTPLIISGPAEKPSDQYYKAAKVAAAFERDIHYTVDEKQKNVLLTEQGYADAEEILDVKDLYDPRQQWASYILNAIKAKELFLKDVNYIIRGKEVLIVDEFTGRVMQGRRWSDGLHQAVEAKEGVPIQNETVTLASISYQNFFLQFPKLCGMTGTAATESAEFESIYKLKVTMVPTNKPMIRKDDSDVVFRATSGKWRAVVVEISRMHKIGRPVLVGTTSVEQSDALSEQLREAGIPHEVLNAKPENVEREAEIVTQSGRLGAVTIATNMAGRGTDIILGGNAEFMARLKLREILMPRVVRPAEGVFVSVKKPPPKRTWKVNESLFPCTLSKEKTKLAEEAVEVAVKMWSPRSLTELEAEERLSYCCEKGPVQDEVIAKLRSAFLEIVGEYKVYTEEEKKQVISAGGLHVIGTERHESRRIDNQLRGRSGRQGDPGSSRFFLSLEDNIFRIFGGDRIQGMMRAFRVEDLPIESKMLTKALDEAQRKVENYFFDIRKQLFEYDEVLNSQRDRIYTERRRALEADDLQALLIEYAELTMNDILQANIGADAPREIWDLEKLISKLQQYCYLLNDLTPDLLATNGSTYEELQQYLQLRGREAYLQKRDIVEKEAPGLMKEAEKFLILNNIDRLWKEHLQALKFVQQAVGLRGYAQRDPLIEYKLEGYNLFIEMMAQIRRNVIYAVYQFKPVMVKPQDQKKSDKVDKLNTNGRGSNGATNPSPSAVSSQSST; this is encoded by the exons ATGGAGCTGGTGGTTTCACCACCTACCGCCGCCGTTAACCGCCCTCCCTCCTTAGCCAACCGCCGTGGCACTGCTGACGACAAATTCCGAGGTTTAATTGGCACACGCAGTTGGCTACGTGGAGGAGAGAAACCTTTGTGTTTGGTTGATTTTGGGCAGAAAAAAAGAAACGGAAGGAGAGTGATAAGTCCAGTTGCATCATTGGGAGGTTTATTGGGAGGCATTTTTAAGTCTTCTGATTCAGGTGAGTCTACCAGGCAAACGTATGCTGCCACGGTGTCACTTATTAATGGGATGGAATCACAGATGGCTGCTCTATCTGATTCTCAACTGAGGGAAAAGACAGCTGCTTTGCAAGAAAGGGCTCGTCGTGGAGATTCCTTGGACTTACTTTTACCT GAAGCGTTTGCTGTAGTCAGAGAGGCTTCGAAAAGGGTTCTGGGCCTTCGTCCTTTTGATGTGCAACTTATAG GTGGTATGGTTCTCCATAAGGGAGAAATAGCTGAAATGAGGACCGGTGAAGGAAAGACACTCGTTGCCATATTACCTGCTTACTTGAATGCGTTGACCGGGAAAGGAGTTCATGTGGTAACAGTCAATGACTACTTGGCACGCCGAGATTGTGAATGGGTTGGTCAAGTTCCCCGTTTTCTAGGGTTAAAAGTTGGCCTCATCCAAC AGAACATGACAAGTGAGCAAAGGAGGGAGAATTACTTGTGTGACATCACTTACGTGACAAATAGCGAGCTGGGTTTTGATTACCTGAGAGATAATCTTGCCACG AGTGTGGATGAGCTTGTCATAAGAAATTTCAATTTCTGTGTGATTGACGAGGTTGACTCAATTCTGATTGATGAAGCAAGGACTCCCCTAATCATATCTGGACCTGCTGAAAAACCTAGTGATCAGTATTATAAAGCTGCTAAGGTAGCAGCTGCCTTTGAGCGAGATATTCATTATACG GTCGACGAGAAACAAAAAAATGTCTTACTGACGGAGCAGGGTTATGCAGATGCTGAAGAAATTCTGGATGTGAAAGACTTGTATGATCCACGGCAACAGTGGGCATCATATATTTTGAATGCAATAAAAGCCAaagaactttttcttaaagatgtGAATTATATCATTCGCGGGAAGGAGGTTCTTATAGTAGATGAGTTCACTGGCCGAGTCATGCAG GGGAGACGTTGGAGTGATGGACTTCACCAAGCAGTGGAAGCGAAGGAAGGCGTACCCATTCAAAATGAAACTGTAACCTTAGCATCAATTAGCTACCAAAACTTCTTTCTCCAG TTTCCAAAGCTTTGTGGCATGACTGGCACTGCCGCAACAGAAAGTGCAGAATTTGAGAGCATTTACAAACTCAAAGTAACAATGGTGCCTACAAACAAGCCAATGATAAGAAAG GATGATTCTGATGTAGTCTTTCGCGCAACTTCTGGCAAATGGAGAGCAGTTGTTGTAGAGATCTCTAGAATGCATAAAATAGGGCGACCTGTACTGGTTGGTACAACCAGTGTTGAGCAGAGTGATGCACTGTCAGAGCAGTTGCGTGAAGCTGGGATCCCCCATGAG GTTCTGAATGCTAAACCAGAAAATGTGGAAAGAGAAGCTGAGATTGTGACACAGAGTGGGCGTCTTGGTGCAGTTACCATTGCAACTAACATGGCAGGTCGTGGGACAGATATAATTCTTGGTGGTAATGCAGAATTCATGGCAAGACTGAAGCTGCGAGAAATATTAATGCCAAG AGTTGTCAGACCAGCTGAAGGAGTTTTTGTCTCTGTAAAGAAACCTCCTCCAAAGAGGACATGGAAG GTAAATGAAAGTCTATTCCCATGCACACTATCCAAAGAAAAGACCAAGCTGGCTGAGGAAGCAGTAGAAGTTGCTGTCAAAATGTGGAGTCCAAGATCGTTAACAGAACTAGAAGCGGAGGAACGATTGTCTTATTGTTGTGAAAAG GGTCCTGTTCAAGATGAAGTAATTGCGAAGCTACGTAGTGCTTTTCTAGAAATTGTTGGAGAATATAAAGTCTACACTGAGGAAGAAAAAAAGCAG GTTATTTCGGCTGGTGGGCTCCATGTGATCGGGACTGAACGACATGAGTCGCGGCGAATTGACAATCAG CTGCGTGGTCGAAGTGGTAGACAAGGAGATCCTGGAAGTTCCCGCTTCTTCCTTAGTCTTGAAGACAACATATTCCGTATATTTGGCGGGGATCGGATTCAG GGGATGATGAGAGCTTTTAGAGTGGAGGACCTACCAATTGAATCAAAGATGTTGACAAAAGCACTAGATGAAGCTCAACGGAAAGTAGAAAATTACTTTTTTGATATCAGAAAGCAATTATTTGAGTATGATGAGGTATTGAATAGCCAAAGAGATCGGATATACACCGAGAGAAGAAGGGCCCTGGAAGCAGATGACCTCCAAGCTCTCCTTATTGAATATGCTGAATTAACAATGAATGACATCCTGCAG GCAAATATTGGTGCTGATGCTCCAAGAGAAATTTGGGATCTCGAGAAGCTTATTTCAAAGCTCCAACA GTACTGCTATCTGCTGAATGATTTGACGCCTGATTTGTTGGCGACTAATGGTTCAACTTATGAGGAATTGCAGCAGTATCTTCAGCTACGTGGACGCGAAGCATATCTCCAGAAGAGG GATATCGTGGAGAAAGAAGCTCCAGGTTTGATGAAAGAAGCAGAAAAGTTTCTAATATTGAACAACATTGATCGTCTGTGGAAAGAACACTTGCAAGCACTCAAGTTTGTTCAGCAGGCTGTAGGGTTACGAGGTTATGCACAAAGGGATCCACTAATTGAATACAAACTTGAAGGGTACAACCTTTTCATTGAGATGATGGCACAGATCAGGAGGAATGTCATATATGCTGTTTATCAG TTTAAACCAGTCATGGTGAAGCCGCAAGACCAGAAAAAGAGTGACAAGGTGGACAAACTCAACACGAACGGGAGGGGTAGTAATGGTGCTACCAATCCGTCTCCATCAGCTGTTAGCTCACAGTCTAGCACATAA